A window of the Polypterus senegalus isolate Bchr_013 chromosome 4, ASM1683550v1, whole genome shotgun sequence genome harbors these coding sequences:
- the LOC120528043 gene encoding zinc finger protein 420-like isoform X3, which translates to MHSRKLTSLKKRKNCVILKSRSQRLEVCFTVNKQMLAMECLSVDTFDLNKVNEPSLVDIQCKTLTIKEERRPGGTPKDFFHHVEKSPHSSFGLLKTEEEISTPGSGYSKHDDTPMNVAVVSGCGVEQQSINIKVEQSINIKEELSELECSFVSQRQSIAVEGTTGDTFANKVKETTCEDVQCKRLSAQQEEEHEGSPEVSFHAVVEKVKVALGPLELGSMTLQRAADTGTMKTKMEIPEQISDNSKKDDIQMNFSLESDGWMQKQSISIKEEKLMKIKKEDSDEEHVSSINGPMQPVAPEEQIIVDKYNEPQLGALNGSGFSSQEDVGTEWEHSDIEKLRNNFIQNNLEKSQQICDMSNLKHNNDNSSKAIAKVSHIKSQERTHMADKPNQCLECGKIFRHYKSLKRHQIIHSGEKPYKCNECGKNFRQITSLKHHQGIHTGDKPYQCSECGRTFGYNKSLKRHQIIHKGEKLYQCTECGKNFTQTATLKRHQKIHTGEKPYQCSECGKTFIQSTHLKYHQRVHSGEKPFQCTECEKTFFQAEHLKCHQRIHTGDKPYSCRECGKTFSHNKNLKYHHRIHTGEQPYQCPECEKTFKRATELKSHQRIHTGERPYQCTECGKTFNWATQLKYHQRTHTGEKPYQCNECGKAFTGVPGLKYHQNVESGDKLYQCTECGKTFTQKTCLNYHQKIHNDEKLNQCNECGKTFKWAAQLKYHEIIHTGLKPFQCTECGKTFRRNTELKYHKRIHSGGIQYRCSECGKTFSHNLRLQQHQRIHTGERPYQCTECRKTFSRIDNLKVHERIHTGVKLYRCTQCGKTFSRAKRYKEHERIHTGEKPYRCKECGKTFNRADNLKVHQKIHTEEHSYQCTECGKMFRWTGSLKIHQRIHTGEKPYKCAECGKTFNQAGHLRSHQKIHTRDKPFSCTECGKTFKWACSLKIHQRIHTGEKPYQCIECGKTFNQAGHLSSHQKIHTRDKPFNCSECGKTFKWACSLKMHQRIHTQEKPYQCTECGKAFNQNVNLKHHQRVHAGDKQYQCVECGDTFRMFQHLRYHQKIHMGEQRY; encoded by the exons ATGCATAGCAGGAAATTGACATcattaaagaagaggaagaaTTGTGTAATATTAAAGAGCAGATCTCAGAGGCTGGAAGTTTGTTTCACTGTTAATAAACAGATGCTTGCTATGGAGTGTTTATCTGTAGATACATTTGACCTCAATAAAGTTAATGAACCCTCTCTGGTAGATATACAGTGCAAGACATTAACAATTAAGGAGGAGCGTAGACCTGGAG GAACTCCTAAAGATTTTTTCCATCATGTGGAGAAATCCCCTCACTCTAGCTTTGGCCTTCTGAAAACAGAAGAGGAGATCTCCACGCCTGGTTCTGGTTACAGTAAACATGATGACACCCCAATGAATGTTGCTGTGGTCTCAGGGTGTGGTGTTGAGCAGCAATCCATTAACATCAAAGTGGAGCAGTCCATCAATATTAAAGAGGAGCTCTCTGaactggagtgttcttttgttagTCAAAGACAGTCGATTGCTGTTGAGGGCACAACTGGAGATACTTTTGCTAACAAAGTTAAGGAAACCACTTGTGAGGATGTTCAGTGCAAAAGGTTATCCGCTCAACAGGAAGAAGAACACGAAG GATCTCCAGAAGTGTCTTTCCATGCTGTAGTGGAAAAGGTTAAAGTTGCCCTCGGCCCTTTGGAGTTGGGCAGCATGACTTTGCAGAGAGCTGCAGACACTGGCACTATGAAAACTAAAATGGAAATCCCGGAGCAGATTTCTGATAACAGTAAGAAAGATGATATTCAAATGAACTTTTCTTTAGAATCAGATGGATGGATGCAGAAGCAATCCATTAGCATTAAAGAAGAGAAGTTAATGAAGATTAAAAAGGAGGATTCTGATGAAGAACATGTTTCCAGTATTAACGGACCAATGCAGCCTGTTGCACCTGaggaacagattattgtagataaATATAATGAACCTCAATTAGGGGCTTTGAATGGCAGTGGGTTCTCATCCCAAGAAGATGTTGGAACTGAATGGGAGCATTCAGATATAGAAAAGCTGAGAAACAATTTTATACAGAATAATTTGGAAAAATCACAACAGATTTGTGATATGAGCAATCTGaaacataataatgataattccTCAAAGGCCATTGCTAAAGTTTCCCACATCAAAAGTCAAGAGAGAACTCATATGGCAGACAAACCAAACCAGTgtttggaatgtggaaaaatTTTCAGGCATTACAAAAGCCTAAAACGTCACCAGATCATTCACAGTGGAGAAAAACCATACAAATGTAACGAGTGCGGGAAGAATTTCAGGCAGATTACAAGCCTTAAGCACCACCAGGGAATCCACACAGGAGATAAACCATACcagtgttctgaatgtgggaggACGTTTGGCTACAATAAAAGCCTGAAACGGCATCAGATAATTCACAAAGGGGAAAAATTGTACCAGTGTACTGAATGTGGAAAGAATTTTACGCAGACTGCAACCCTGAAGCGTCACCAGAAAATTCATACGGGAGAAAAACCATACcagtgttctgaatgtggcaagacATTCATCCAATCGACCCATCTTAAATATCACCAGAGAGTTCACTCGGGAGAAAAACCTTTCCAGTGTACTGAATGTGAAAAGACTTTCTTTCAGGCCGAACACCTTAAATGCCACcagagaattcacacaggagacaAACCCTACAGCTGCAGAGAATGTGGAAAGACATTCAGCCACAATAAAAACCTTAAATACCATCATAGAATTCACACAGGCGAGCAGCCCTACCAATGTCCTGAATGTGAAAAGACTTTCAAACGGGCCACAGAGCTAAAATCCCATCagagaattcatactggagaaaggCCATACCAATGTACGGAGTGTGGAAAGACCTTTAATTGGGCTACACAACTGAAATACCACCAAAGAACTCACACGGGGGAAAAACCGTACCAATGTAATGAATGTGGAAAGGCTTTCACCGGGGTTCCTGGACTTAAGTACCACCAGAACGTTGAATCAGGAGATAAACTCTACCAATGTACTGAATGCGGAAAGACGTTTACCCAGAAGACCTGCCTTAACTACCACCAGAAAATTCATAATGACGAAAAACTGAACCAGTGTAATGAATGCGGAAAGACGTTTAAGTGGGCTGCCCAACTTAAATACCATGAGATCATTCATACAGGGTTAAAGCCATTCCAGTGTACAGAGTGTGGCAAAACGTTTAGACGGAACACCGAACTTAAGTATCACAAGAGAATACATTCGGGAGGAATCCAATACCGATGCAGTGAATGTGGAAAGACTTTCAGCCACAATTTACGccttcagcagcaccagagaattcacacaggagaaaggCCATACCAGTGTACCGAATGTAGAAAGACATTCAGTCGGATTGACAACCTTAAAGTGCatgaaagaattcacacaggagtcAAACTGTACAGATGTACTCAGTGTGGGAAGACTTTCAGTCGAGCTAAACGTTACAAGGAACATGAGCggattcatactggagaaaagccataccGGTGTAAAGAATGTGGGAAGACTTTCAATCGGGCTGATAATCTCAAAGTCCATCAGAAAATTCACACAGAAGAACACT CATACCAGTGTACTGAATGTGGGAAAATGTTCAGGTGGACTGGCAGTCTTAAAATCCACcagagaattcacacaggagaaaaaccgtATAAGTGCGCTGAATGTGGAAAAACGTTTAATCAAGCTGGACACCTTAGAAGTCACCAGAAAATTCACACTAGGGACAAGCCATTCAGTTGCACCGAATGTGGAAAGACTTTCAAGTGGGCTTGTAGCCTTAAAattcaccaaagaattcacacgggAGAAAAACCATACCAGTGTATAGAATGTGGCAAGACATTTAACCAGGCTGGGCACCTCAGTAGTCACCAGAAAATTCACACTAGAGACAAGCCGTTCAATTGCAGTGAATGTGGAAAGACTTTCAAATGGGCTTGCAGCCTTAAAATGCACCAAAGAATCCACACACAGGAGAAACCTTACCAGTGTACAGAATGTGGGAAGGCATTCAACCAAAACGTGAACCTTAAACACCACCAGAGAGTACACGCGGGGGACAAGCAATACCAGTGCGTTGAATGTGGAGACACTTTCAGAATGTTTCAGCATCTTCGATATCACCAGAAAATTCACATGGGAGAACAACGGTATTag
- the LOC120528043 gene encoding zinc finger protein 665-like isoform X1 has protein sequence MHSRKLTSLKKRKNCVILKSRSQRLEVCFTVNKQMLAMECLSVDTFDLNKVNEPSLVDIQCKTLTIKEERRPGGTPKDFFHHVEKSPHSSFGLLKTEEEISTPGSGYSKHDDTPMNVAVVSGCGVEQQSINIKVEQSINIKEELSELECSFVSQRQSIAVEGTTGDTFANKVKETTCEDVQCKRLSAQQEEEHEGSPEVSFHAVVEKVKVALGPLELGSMTLQRAADTGTMKTKMEIPEQISDNSKKDDIQMNFSLESDGWMQKQSISIKEEKLMKIKKEDSDEEHVSSINGPMQPVAPEEQIIVDKYNEPQLGALNGSGFSSQEDVGTEWEHSDIEKLRNNFIQNNLEKSQQICDMSNLKHNNDNSSKAIAKVSHIKSQERTHMADKPNQCLECGKIFRHYKSLKRHQIIHSGEKPYKCNECGKNFRQITSLKHHQGIHTGDKPYQCSECGRTFGYNKSLKRHQIIHKGEKLYQCTECGKNFTQTATLKRHQKIHTGEKPYQCSECGKTFIQSTHLKYHQRVHSGEKPFQCTECEKTFFQAEHLKCHQRIHTGDKPYSCRECGKTFSHNKNLKYHHRIHTGEQPYQCPECEKTFKRATELKSHQRIHTGERPYQCTECGKTFNWATQLKYHQRTHTGEKPYQCNECGKAFTGVPGLKYHQNVESGDKLYQCTECGKTFTQKTCLNYHQKIHNDEKLNQCNECGKTFKWAAQLKYHEIIHTGLKPFQCTECGKTFRRNTELKYHKRIHSGGIQYRCSECGKTFSHNLRLQQHQRIHTGERPYQCTECRKTFSRIDNLKVHERIHTGVKLYRCTQCGKTFSRAKRYKEHERIHTGEKPYRCKECGKTFNRADNLKVHQKIHTEEH, from the exons ATGCATAGCAGGAAATTGACATcattaaagaagaggaagaaTTGTGTAATATTAAAGAGCAGATCTCAGAGGCTGGAAGTTTGTTTCACTGTTAATAAACAGATGCTTGCTATGGAGTGTTTATCTGTAGATACATTTGACCTCAATAAAGTTAATGAACCCTCTCTGGTAGATATACAGTGCAAGACATTAACAATTAAGGAGGAGCGTAGACCTGGAG GAACTCCTAAAGATTTTTTCCATCATGTGGAGAAATCCCCTCACTCTAGCTTTGGCCTTCTGAAAACAGAAGAGGAGATCTCCACGCCTGGTTCTGGTTACAGTAAACATGATGACACCCCAATGAATGTTGCTGTGGTCTCAGGGTGTGGTGTTGAGCAGCAATCCATTAACATCAAAGTGGAGCAGTCCATCAATATTAAAGAGGAGCTCTCTGaactggagtgttcttttgttagTCAAAGACAGTCGATTGCTGTTGAGGGCACAACTGGAGATACTTTTGCTAACAAAGTTAAGGAAACCACTTGTGAGGATGTTCAGTGCAAAAGGTTATCCGCTCAACAGGAAGAAGAACACGAAG GATCTCCAGAAGTGTCTTTCCATGCTGTAGTGGAAAAGGTTAAAGTTGCCCTCGGCCCTTTGGAGTTGGGCAGCATGACTTTGCAGAGAGCTGCAGACACTGGCACTATGAAAACTAAAATGGAAATCCCGGAGCAGATTTCTGATAACAGTAAGAAAGATGATATTCAAATGAACTTTTCTTTAGAATCAGATGGATGGATGCAGAAGCAATCCATTAGCATTAAAGAAGAGAAGTTAATGAAGATTAAAAAGGAGGATTCTGATGAAGAACATGTTTCCAGTATTAACGGACCAATGCAGCCTGTTGCACCTGaggaacagattattgtagataaATATAATGAACCTCAATTAGGGGCTTTGAATGGCAGTGGGTTCTCATCCCAAGAAGATGTTGGAACTGAATGGGAGCATTCAGATATAGAAAAGCTGAGAAACAATTTTATACAGAATAATTTGGAAAAATCACAACAGATTTGTGATATGAGCAATCTGaaacataataatgataattccTCAAAGGCCATTGCTAAAGTTTCCCACATCAAAAGTCAAGAGAGAACTCATATGGCAGACAAACCAAACCAGTgtttggaatgtggaaaaatTTTCAGGCATTACAAAAGCCTAAAACGTCACCAGATCATTCACAGTGGAGAAAAACCATACAAATGTAACGAGTGCGGGAAGAATTTCAGGCAGATTACAAGCCTTAAGCACCACCAGGGAATCCACACAGGAGATAAACCATACcagtgttctgaatgtgggaggACGTTTGGCTACAATAAAAGCCTGAAACGGCATCAGATAATTCACAAAGGGGAAAAATTGTACCAGTGTACTGAATGTGGAAAGAATTTTACGCAGACTGCAACCCTGAAGCGTCACCAGAAAATTCATACGGGAGAAAAACCATACcagtgttctgaatgtggcaagacATTCATCCAATCGACCCATCTTAAATATCACCAGAGAGTTCACTCGGGAGAAAAACCTTTCCAGTGTACTGAATGTGAAAAGACTTTCTTTCAGGCCGAACACCTTAAATGCCACcagagaattcacacaggagacaAACCCTACAGCTGCAGAGAATGTGGAAAGACATTCAGCCACAATAAAAACCTTAAATACCATCATAGAATTCACACAGGCGAGCAGCCCTACCAATGTCCTGAATGTGAAAAGACTTTCAAACGGGCCACAGAGCTAAAATCCCATCagagaattcatactggagaaaggCCATACCAATGTACGGAGTGTGGAAAGACCTTTAATTGGGCTACACAACTGAAATACCACCAAAGAACTCACACGGGGGAAAAACCGTACCAATGTAATGAATGTGGAAAGGCTTTCACCGGGGTTCCTGGACTTAAGTACCACCAGAACGTTGAATCAGGAGATAAACTCTACCAATGTACTGAATGCGGAAAGACGTTTACCCAGAAGACCTGCCTTAACTACCACCAGAAAATTCATAATGACGAAAAACTGAACCAGTGTAATGAATGCGGAAAGACGTTTAAGTGGGCTGCCCAACTTAAATACCATGAGATCATTCATACAGGGTTAAAGCCATTCCAGTGTACAGAGTGTGGCAAAACGTTTAGACGGAACACCGAACTTAAGTATCACAAGAGAATACATTCGGGAGGAATCCAATACCGATGCAGTGAATGTGGAAAGACTTTCAGCCACAATTTACGccttcagcagcaccagagaattcacacaggagaaaggCCATACCAGTGTACCGAATGTAGAAAGACATTCAGTCGGATTGACAACCTTAAAGTGCatgaaagaattcacacaggagtcAAACTGTACAGATGTACTCAGTGTGGGAAGACTTTCAGTCGAGCTAAACGTTACAAGGAACATGAGCggattcatactggagaaaagccataccGGTGTAAAGAATGTGGGAAGACTTTCAATCGGGCTGATAATCTCAAAGTCCATCAGAAAATTCACACAGAAGAACACTGA
- the LOC120528043 gene encoding zinc finger protein 345-like isoform X2 codes for MNVAVVSGCGVEQQSINIKVEQSINIKEELSELECSFVSQRQSIAVEGTTGDTFANKVKETTCEDVQCKRLSAQQEEEHEGSPEVSFHAVVEKVKVALGPLELGSMTLQRAADTGTMKTKMEIPEQISDNSKKDDIQMNFSLESDGWMQKQSISIKEEKLMKIKKEDSDEEHVSSINGPMQPVAPEEQIIVDKYNEPQLGALNGSGFSSQEDVGTEWEHSDIEKLRNNFIQNNLEKSQQICDMSNLKHNNDNSSKAIAKVSHIKSQERTHMADKPNQCLECGKIFRHYKSLKRHQIIHSGEKPYKCNECGKNFRQITSLKHHQGIHTGDKPYQCSECGRTFGYNKSLKRHQIIHKGEKLYQCTECGKNFTQTATLKRHQKIHTGEKPYQCSECGKTFIQSTHLKYHQRVHSGEKPFQCTECEKTFFQAEHLKCHQRIHTGDKPYSCRECGKTFSHNKNLKYHHRIHTGEQPYQCPECEKTFKRATELKSHQRIHTGERPYQCTECGKTFNWATQLKYHQRTHTGEKPYQCNECGKAFTGVPGLKYHQNVESGDKLYQCTECGKTFTQKTCLNYHQKIHNDEKLNQCNECGKTFKWAAQLKYHEIIHTGLKPFQCTECGKTFRRNTELKYHKRIHSGGIQYRCSECGKTFSHNLRLQQHQRIHTGERPYQCTECRKTFSRIDNLKVHERIHTGVKLYRCTQCGKTFSRAKRYKEHERIHTGEKPYRCKECGKTFNRADNLKVHQKIHTEEH; via the exons ATGAATGTTGCTGTGGTCTCAGGGTGTGGTGTTGAGCAGCAATCCATTAACATCAAAGTGGAGCAGTCCATCAATATTAAAGAGGAGCTCTCTGaactggagtgttcttttgttagTCAAAGACAGTCGATTGCTGTTGAGGGCACAACTGGAGATACTTTTGCTAACAAAGTTAAGGAAACCACTTGTGAGGATGTTCAGTGCAAAAGGTTATCCGCTCAACAGGAAGAAGAACACGAAG GATCTCCAGAAGTGTCTTTCCATGCTGTAGTGGAAAAGGTTAAAGTTGCCCTCGGCCCTTTGGAGTTGGGCAGCATGACTTTGCAGAGAGCTGCAGACACTGGCACTATGAAAACTAAAATGGAAATCCCGGAGCAGATTTCTGATAACAGTAAGAAAGATGATATTCAAATGAACTTTTCTTTAGAATCAGATGGATGGATGCAGAAGCAATCCATTAGCATTAAAGAAGAGAAGTTAATGAAGATTAAAAAGGAGGATTCTGATGAAGAACATGTTTCCAGTATTAACGGACCAATGCAGCCTGTTGCACCTGaggaacagattattgtagataaATATAATGAACCTCAATTAGGGGCTTTGAATGGCAGTGGGTTCTCATCCCAAGAAGATGTTGGAACTGAATGGGAGCATTCAGATATAGAAAAGCTGAGAAACAATTTTATACAGAATAATTTGGAAAAATCACAACAGATTTGTGATATGAGCAATCTGaaacataataatgataattccTCAAAGGCCATTGCTAAAGTTTCCCACATCAAAAGTCAAGAGAGAACTCATATGGCAGACAAACCAAACCAGTgtttggaatgtggaaaaatTTTCAGGCATTACAAAAGCCTAAAACGTCACCAGATCATTCACAGTGGAGAAAAACCATACAAATGTAACGAGTGCGGGAAGAATTTCAGGCAGATTACAAGCCTTAAGCACCACCAGGGAATCCACACAGGAGATAAACCATACcagtgttctgaatgtgggaggACGTTTGGCTACAATAAAAGCCTGAAACGGCATCAGATAATTCACAAAGGGGAAAAATTGTACCAGTGTACTGAATGTGGAAAGAATTTTACGCAGACTGCAACCCTGAAGCGTCACCAGAAAATTCATACGGGAGAAAAACCATACcagtgttctgaatgtggcaagacATTCATCCAATCGACCCATCTTAAATATCACCAGAGAGTTCACTCGGGAGAAAAACCTTTCCAGTGTACTGAATGTGAAAAGACTTTCTTTCAGGCCGAACACCTTAAATGCCACcagagaattcacacaggagacaAACCCTACAGCTGCAGAGAATGTGGAAAGACATTCAGCCACAATAAAAACCTTAAATACCATCATAGAATTCACACAGGCGAGCAGCCCTACCAATGTCCTGAATGTGAAAAGACTTTCAAACGGGCCACAGAGCTAAAATCCCATCagagaattcatactggagaaaggCCATACCAATGTACGGAGTGTGGAAAGACCTTTAATTGGGCTACACAACTGAAATACCACCAAAGAACTCACACGGGGGAAAAACCGTACCAATGTAATGAATGTGGAAAGGCTTTCACCGGGGTTCCTGGACTTAAGTACCACCAGAACGTTGAATCAGGAGATAAACTCTACCAATGTACTGAATGCGGAAAGACGTTTACCCAGAAGACCTGCCTTAACTACCACCAGAAAATTCATAATGACGAAAAACTGAACCAGTGTAATGAATGCGGAAAGACGTTTAAGTGGGCTGCCCAACTTAAATACCATGAGATCATTCATACAGGGTTAAAGCCATTCCAGTGTACAGAGTGTGGCAAAACGTTTAGACGGAACACCGAACTTAAGTATCACAAGAGAATACATTCGGGAGGAATCCAATACCGATGCAGTGAATGTGGAAAGACTTTCAGCCACAATTTACGccttcagcagcaccagagaattcacacaggagaaaggCCATACCAGTGTACCGAATGTAGAAAGACATTCAGTCGGATTGACAACCTTAAAGTGCatgaaagaattcacacaggagtcAAACTGTACAGATGTACTCAGTGTGGGAAGACTTTCAGTCGAGCTAAACGTTACAAGGAACATGAGCggattcatactggagaaaagccataccGGTGTAAAGAATGTGGGAAGACTTTCAATCGGGCTGATAATCTCAAAGTCCATCAGAAAATTCACACAGAAGAACACTGA